A part of Drosophila bipectinata strain 14024-0381.07 chromosome 3L, DbipHiC1v2, whole genome shotgun sequence genomic DNA contains:
- the LOC108129102 gene encoding E3 SUMO-protein ligase ZBED1-like: MSAKIYFGEIKNSSATCTICSKIVKTSGNTSNLLSHLKNRHRDAYLKCVKKTTKLDKPTKIEHMSNENAFKSSSTSKEKNDDITEACVFMICKNNLPVRSVEKEGLTKLLNTCVPKYKIPSRFKVTDLFEAKYESCVAKMKNLFRNVKDFAFTCDGVTITNSTRSYHTVTAHFINNNSLQSVCLQAVRMTQDSRLLTNENLSDVGEMDYNKMGFIEAHNRSVATRPIVEVHENQELKLFLGLPFTSWESDPPGSHNPKHCQGFPN, translated from the exons ATGAGcgctaaaatttatttcggtgaaattaaaaacagtTCGGCAACCTGCACTATTTGCAGCAAAATTGTGAAAACGAGCGGCAACACGTCCAACTTGCTCTCGCACCTGAAAAATAGGCATCGAGACGCCTATTTAAAGTGTGTAAAG aaaactacaaaattagACAAACCTACAAAAATTGAGCACATGTCCAATGAGAACGCGTTTAAGAGTTCGTCTACTTCTAAAg aaaaaaatgatgacaTTACGGAAGCGTGTGTGTTCATGATCTGCAAGAACAATTTGCCAGTCCGAAGCGTGGAGAAAGAAGGTCTTACAAAATTGCTTAATACATGTGTcccaaaatataaaattccAAGCCGATTCAAG GTAACAGACCTATTCGAGGCAAAGTATGAAAGCTGTGTAGCAAAGATGAAGAACCTTTTTAGAAACGTAAAGGACTTTGCGTTCACCTGTGACGGTGTAACAATAACAAATTCTACTCGATCCTATCACACCGTGACTGCCCATTTCATCAACAATAACAGCCTACAGTCAGTTTGCTTACAAGCAGTTAGAATGACACAG GACTCACGATTACTTACCAATGAAAACCTATCTGATGTTGGAGAAATGGATTACAATAAGATGGGATTCATTGAGGCGCACAACAGATCGGTTGCAACGCGGCCAATTGTGGAAGTGCATGAAAATCAAgaactaaaattatttttaggcCTTCCATTCACGTCGTGGGAGAGCGATCCCCCTGGATCGCACAATCCGAAACATTGCCAGGGCTTTCCAAATTAG